TCATAGACACATCAGTAGTATCTTTTGTCTGATGGACTGGAGGTGAAAactaaattaataaatgaaACGGTCTGTTAAATCGCACAAGTTTTTCAGGTGATGTTCCATGGAGTTGCATGCATACGTACCAGCAGGAACTTCACCTATTGTTTACTCTCCTGGATGGTGATAAAcctgaagaaagaaaaaggggtTCTTGGGCACAAGAGAGATTTTGAGGGCGATGCATGATTTTCTTCCGTTTGGTTCACGTCCTTGGGCTTTGATCACTGGTGTCTGAGAATCTGCTGCTTTCGACTGCATGTTAGTCGCAGCCTACTTCACAAGTATAACATTAGTTGATGGAAACTGCAATGCAATTCTGGGGAATTTCTGTCAACTGCCAATTCAACTACCGAATCGCATTTGATCATAGGCAATCACGGATCCAATGCACCGGCAAGAGATGAGGCGACGATGGTGGTGCAGAGCGACGAACGACGGCCGAGTGAAAAAGATCGATGAACCTCTCTCTGCCTCGGGAAAATACAGAAGCTTGCTGGCATTCGAATCTCTTCGCAGTATCAACAGGTAAGGAAACACAGAAAGGTTCAGTTCACTCTTTTGTGGAGGTGTAGAGACTCTGAAAGTCTGAACAGGTAAACAGAAGCTTCAGTCAGGCTTCACGTGACAAAGATCAACATCTATGGGGGAACAGAAGCTTCTGTTCAAACTTTCAGAGCTTGCACGCCTAGAAAAGATTTCAGAATCTAAGAACTTCACTTTCCCAGGATGCAAAAGGCCGAAACGGTTTCAGATGCTGCCTTctagtatttttcttttcttttcagatgCTGCCTTTCTAGTTTCTAGATACAAGATGTCGACGAGACATTTTATAAGATGGTGTTGTATGTCTAGTCTGCCATTTGCTCTAGGAGGGAGAGGTTCACACGGTGCAGTCTCAAGTCTCTGAACACACCACTTGCCATCCGATGTGTTCGTGGCCTTGGTAGCTAGTAGCTGCTACCTCTGATGGTTGCTGATGCACGCCATTGACGGTGCTACACTGCTAACAAGTATTCGATGGCGAAGTGTCTGGTCATAGCTAGAATCACACTCTGCAGTCCTAGCCGAAATGCAAAGCCGTTGATTTAACTGCCACCGTGTAGttttttaagtaaattttaaaaacctacaattattttgatatatattataGAAAATTACAACTTCTGATGCctattttaaaaatctacaactattttgatatatattataGAAAACTACACCTTTTTGatgtatattttaaaaacttataactattttaatatatattataaaaaattataactttctCACCGTATGCTCATATGTCATCATCTATGACATATAACAATGGATCTAACTGTTGTTAGAGGATGACGgagaaagttatagttttttacaacatgtgtcaaaatagttgtagatttttaaaataaacattaaaagttgtaattttttaatatatgttgaaatagttataggttttaaaatctactctctttttttcagGTGTGTCATTCATTATTCAGTTCAGGCTGTTCAGCCAGCTGAAGAACCACTCCAGAAACTTGACCTGTTGCAGGTTCATTTGGAAGTGATTCCTCTGATTAAGATTTCACTTGAAATACACACCGGAAACAAACTAGCTTGTCTGAAACTTTTGGCTTCTCATGTTACGTGCGTACAGTCGCCATTTCGTCACGCAAGTAATCCAATATTTCAAGAACATCAGTACCACAGAGTATTATTCTTTTAGGACTTACATTATTTAGTATTATTCAAGCACGACACATCGATCGATGAAACACAAAGCTCAAGCCTCGCTTCCATCACGTCATGTAGGACGACGCGCGCTCCAACCACCATGACCGCCCGATCGCCGCCTACGATATCCTGCGACGAAGCAAGCACGCGctccatgagagagagagagagagagagagagagagagagagagagagacgaaatGGCGCGCTTACTTGTTGCAGTCGGTGTGGGTGTTGATGGGGATGCCGAGGCTGATGTTGCAGCGCGCGGGGAGCAGGCGCGCGCGCTCCGGGAGCACGCCGAACGACGGGCCCGACTGCTCCAGGCACCTGCAGATCGCGCGGCGCGCGTCCGCGGTGCCCCCCATCCTGCGCAGCGCCATCGCGCCCCGGCAGCAGCTGTCGCTCGGCaccgccgcgcccgcgcccacCAGGAACGTGCCGCACGGGATCAGCGCGTTCACCGCGTCCCCGCACGAcaccgcccccgcccccgccccctccGCGCCACGCAGCGCCACCGCAACGGCCGCCAGCGCTGTCATCGTCCCCAGGACGATCGCGTTGCGCCTGCGTGCGTCCATTGCGCTTGGATGGAGAGTGACGCGTGTGTCGGTGTGTGCTCGCCTCGCTCGATCTGGTGGTGTTTATAGGCGGCGGAGGTCAAGCAGGTTGGTGGTGCACCTCAATGCGTCCTGCAACCGCGACGTGCTCGTTGCCGATTTCGGCACGCTCTTATCCGAGCCACTCCGTCAGCAGGCGCGCGTTGTCGGACCAG
The nucleotide sequence above comes from Phragmites australis chromosome 4, lpPhrAust1.1, whole genome shotgun sequence. Encoded proteins:
- the LOC133914005 gene encoding non-specific lipid-transfer protein 1-like, yielding MDARRRNAIVLGTMTALAAVAVALRGAEGAGAGAVSCGDAVNALIPCGTFLVGAGAAVPSDSCCRGAMALRRMGGTADARRAICRCLEQSGPSFGVLPERARLLPARCNISLGIPINTHTDCNK